A single genomic interval of Camelina sativa cultivar DH55 chromosome 11, Cs, whole genome shotgun sequence harbors:
- the LOC104725888 gene encoding growth-regulating factor 7 translates to MDFLKVSDKTTVPCRSDSMFGLNQQQYKESSFGFRDMEIHPHPHHAITPYSGNGVLGWYYYYPFTNAQLKELERQAMIYKYMIASIPVPFDLLVSSSSSTTPCNNKNIVGDLEPGRCRRTDGKKWRCAKEVVSNHKYCERHLHRGRPRSRKHVEPPYSRPNNNGGSVKNRDLKTLPQKLSSSSVKDKILEPLEVSSSLSNYIESRGSEMFPVPAETEQENKYLNFIDVWSDGVRSSEKQSTTTSTPTPVSSSNGNLSLYSLDLSMGANNLMGQDEMGLIQMGLGVIGSSREDHHGYGPYGVSASLEEMSSWLAPMSTLPGGPLAEILRPSANLAISGDIESYSLTATPSSSPSRVVKKTITSSVSDESSQI, encoded by the exons ATGGACTTTCTGAAAGTTTCAGACAAGACAACAGTTCCATGTAGAAGTGATTCTATGTTTGGTTTGAATCAGCAACAATACAAAGAGTCATCTTTTGGATTCAGAGACATGGAGattcatcctcatcctcatcatgCCATTACTCCTT ACTCAGGAAACGGAGTTTTGGGTTGGTATTACTATTACCCTTTCACAAACGCACAACTAAAGGAGCTTGAGAGACAAGCGATGATCTACAAGTACATGATCGCATCTATTCCAGTTCCTTTCGATCTCCTTGTATCGTCATCTTCCTCTACTACTCCATGTAACAATAAAAACATCGTCGGAGATCTAGAGCCCGGAAGATGCAGGAGAACAGACggaaaaaaatggagatgcgCTAAAGAAGTCGTCTCTAATCACAAATACTGTGAGAGACACTTACACAGAGGCCGTCCTCGTTCAAGAAAGCATGTGGAACCTCCTTATTCTCGCCCTAACAACAATGGTGGTTCTGTTAAAAACAGAGATCTCAAAACTCTCCCTCAAAAGCTATCTAGTAGTTCCGTAAAAGACAAGATACTTGAGCCACTGGAGGTTTCTTCATCCCTCTCAAACTACATAGAGTCAAG AGGAAGCGAGATGTTTCCTGTACCGgcagaaacagaacaagagaaCAAGTATCTAAATTTCATCGATGTCTGGTCAGATGGAGTAAGATCATCAGAGAAACAgagtacaacaacttcaacaccTACACCTGTTTCTTCATCCAATGGCAATCTCTCTTTGTACTCGCTTGATCTTTCAATGGGAGCAAACAACTTAATGGGCCAAGACGAAATGGGCCTGATCCAAATGGGGTTAGGGGTAATCGGGTCGAGTCGTGAGGATCATCACGGGTATGGTCCTTATGGTGTGTCTGCTTCACTAGAGGAGATGTCTAGCTGGCTTGCTCCGATGTCTACCTTGCCTGGCGGACCATTAGCGGAGATACTAAGGCCGAGTGCGAATTTGGCAATCTCCGGCGATATTGAGTCGTATAGCTTGACGGCGACTCCAAGCTCGTCGCCGTCTAGAGTGGTGAAGAAGACGATAACTAGTTCAGTGTCCGACGAGAGCAGCCAGATTTAG
- the LOC104728858 gene encoding RNA-binding protein 38 has translation MSQHQNFDTTDTKIYVGGLPWKTRKEGLISFFEPFGEIIHANVVCDRETGRSQGYGFVTFKDAESAKRACKDPNPKIDGRVANCNLASAGAKVKQNQSKTNPIPLRHDGLCFSAPSYRQNLQQPSNFHQPPVTAYAGPPHWNQVYPQYPQQWYYNYPQFYNYPQQYPQYNPQYDPMMSYYQTYPVVNTNQCYFGTQQSTNAVYQESSSSSATPK, from the exons ATGTCTCAACACCAAAACTTCGATACAACAGACACGAAGATATACGTGGGAGGTTTGCCTTGGAAAACAAGAAAGGAAGGCTTGATAAGCTTCTTCGAACCTTTTGGAGAAATTATCCATGCGAACGTGGTTTGTGATCGAGAAACAGGCCGATCTCAAGGTTATGGCTTT gtCACATTTAAAGATGCTGAATCTGCAAAGAGGGCTTGCAAGGATCCAAATCCGAAAATTGACGGACGAGTAGCCAACTGCAACCTTGCTTCTGCTGGTGCTAAGGTCAAACAAAACCAATCCAAGACAAACCCGATCCCTTTACGTCATGATGGCCTTTGTTTCAGTGCCCCAAGTTATCGCCAAAACCTGCAGCAACCTTCAAATTTTCATCAACCACCAGTAACTGCGTACGCTGGACCTCCTCATTG GAACCAAGTTTATCCGCAATATCCCCAACAGTGGTATTACAACTATCCACAGTTTTACAATTATCCTCAGCAATATCCGCAATATAATCCCCAATACGATCCGATGATGTCATATTACCAGACTTACCCTGTGGTTAACACGAACCAATGCTACTTTGGGACGCAGCAATCTACAAACGCTGTTTACCAAGAATCGAGCAGCTCATCGGCTACGCCAAAGTAG
- the LOC104725889 gene encoding uncharacterized protein LOC104725889 has protein sequence SVLGLASCFTNVESIPMLNGSNFSEWKERLLLVLALMDLDISLREERPDALKCIDKTERWDRSNRISMMMVKIRIPPKFRGIIPDDVTTAKEALAAVEKCYAKNERAESTMVMAEFLLKKKTNESVREHIMMKMSVAAKLKKLGMCLHDNVVAGLILDSLPSEYDLLRKTYSRMRLEWSTHDLIYHCVQEEERLKSVNKEHDLVAGKFICGKKRKHYDECL, from the coding sequence TCAGTGTTGGGACTTGCATCTTGTTTCACCAATGTTGAGTCGATACCGATGCTAAACGGGTCAAACTTTTCGGAATGGAAAGAACGTTTGTTACTTGTGCTTGCCCTCATGGATCTTGATATTTCCCTCAGGGAAGAGCGTCCAGATGCCTTAAAGTGCATTGACAAAACCGAGCGTTGGGACCGTTCCAACCGCATTAGtatgatgatggtgaaaatCCGGATCCCGCCAAAATTCAGAGGCATTATCCCCGATGATGTTACAACCGCTAAAGAAGCTTTGGCTGCGGTTGAGAAGTGCTATGCTAAAAACGAGAGGGCAGAGTCTACAATGGTCATGGCTGagtttttgttaaagaaaaaaacgaatgaGAGTGTTAGAGAGCATATTATGATGAAGATGAGCGTTGCAGCTAAGTTGAAGAAACTCGGGATGTGTCTTCATGATAATGTTGTGGCAGGTTTGATACTCGATAGTCTTCCCTCGGAGTATGATCTGCTTAGGAAAACTTATAGCCGTATGCGACTGGAATGGTCGACTCATGATCTTATCTATCACTGTGTGCAAGAAGAGGAGAGGTTGAAGAGTGTAAACAAGGAACATGATCTTGTTGCTGGTAAATTCATATGTGGTAAGAAAAGAAAGCACTATGACGAATGTTTATGA
- the LOC104725890 gene encoding uncharacterized protein LOC104725890 — protein sequence MKKRLSLKQILVSLSNLGVCLCVKHLDSSKIQVSNAEIKKGSVCPEDDSVSEEKAMEGTRRIKVVITRKQLDRLLAKQISLEQLVFVNQRTSLRYVDESKWIPRLESIHESPEL from the coding sequence ATGAAGAAAAGACTAAGCTTGAAGCAAATATTGGTGAGTCTCTCCAACCTTGGTGTATGTTTGTGCGTAAAACATCTTGATAGTAGCAAGATTCAAGTTTCTAACGCAGAGATCAAGAAGGGATCTGTATGTCCCGAGGATGATTCAGTGTCTGAAGAAAAGGCTATGGAAGGAACAAGGAGAATCAAAGTGGTGATAACTAGGAAACAGCTGGATCGCTTGTTGGCGAAGCAAATTTCATTGGAGCAGCTGGTTTTTGTGAATCAGAGAACCTCTCTTAGATATGTTGACGAGAGTAAGTGGATCCCCAGGCTTGAATCTATCCATGAATCACCTGAACTATaa
- the LOC104725891 gene encoding LOW QUALITY PROTEIN: RNA-binding protein 24 (The sequence of the model RefSeq protein was modified relative to this genomic sequence to represent the inferred CDS: substituted 1 base at 1 genomic stop codon): MYQQNNRYTKIYVAGLPSVTRTEGLRSYFEQFGEIVYANVVCDGATQRSKGFGFVTFKEADSATRACENPNHMIDXRMANCKLAYHGARVPNNQPIQYGY; this comes from the exons ATGTATCAACAAAACAATAGGTACACAAAAATTTATGTGGCAGGTTTGCCTTCGGTTACAAGAACCGAAGGTCTCAGAAGCTACTTCGAACAATTTGGAGAAATCGTCTATGCTAATGTAGTTTGTGATGGAGCAACACAACGATCAAAGGGATTTGGTTTT GTCACGTTCAAAGAAGCTGATTCTGCAACGAGAGCATGCGAGAATCCAAATCATATGATAGACTGACGAATGGCCAATTGCAAACTTGCTTATCATGGTGCTAGGGTTCCCAATAACCAACCAATCCAATACGGTTATTAA
- the LOC104725892 gene encoding NDR1/HIN1-like protein 12: MSQISVTSPKHCAKKGGININNRHKKLFFTFSTFFSGLLLIILLVWLILHPEKPEFSLTEADIYSLNLSSSSTHLLNSSIQLTLFSKNPNKKAGIYYDKLLVYAAYRGQQITSEASLPPFYQSHEEINLLTAFLQGTELPVAQSFGYQIGHDRTTGRVIIGLKMDGKLRWKIGTWVSGAYRFNVNCLAIVAFGQNMTTPPLASLQGTRCSTTI, from the coding sequence atgTCTCAAATCTCCGTTACTTCTCCAAAACATTGCGCCAAGAAAGGAGGGATTAACATCAACAACCGTCACAAGAAACTCTTTTTTACATTCTCAACGTTCTTCAGCggcctcctcctcatcatcttACTCGTTTGGCTCATCCTACACCCCGAGAAACCCGAGTTCTCCCTCACGGAAGCCGATATATACAGCCTCaatctctcctcttcctccactcATCTCCTCAACTCTTCAATCCAACTCACTCTCTTCTCCAAAAACCCTAACAAAAAAGCCGGGATCTACTACGACAAGCTACTTGTTTACGCAGCCTATAGAGGACAACAAATCACCTCAGAGGCTTCTCTACCGCCTTTTTACCAATCCCATGAAGAAATCAATCTCTTGACAGCGTTTCTTCAAGGTACTGAGCTACCCGTTGCTCAGTCCTTTGGTTATCAAATCGGTCATGATCGCACAACTGGTAGAGTAATCATTGGTTTGAAGATGGACGGGAAGCTACGGTGGAAGATTGGTACATGGGTCTCAGGCGCATACCGGTTTAATGTAAATTGTCTAGCAATTGTGGCTTTTGGACAGAACATGACCACTCCTCCGTTAGCTTCACTACAAGGGACTCGTTGCTCAACaactatatga